One part of the Arthrobacter sp. EM1 genome encodes these proteins:
- a CDS encoding LysM peptidoglycan-binding domain-containing protein: MAAADVPTSSPHHALRADVVMAAAILLLGFLLAATGGAMVQRWRVSSAHHASFGFEDQLGAAANTAGLVVILWWAMSLVIAVAAALLERGGKVRAASAAGRFAPGFMRRLALAAVGLQLLTAPLATAAVPPAFPGPAASPAATPAASAAWIPTAVADATGAPPATYTARPAPEATPGNPAQTPAVEIPQWQPLSPVVDPGPLAERPMRREQAADHTTEVTVRPGDSLWTVAAGRLGACASDVDIALEWPRIYQANRGIIGGNPDLLRPGQVLRLPPGF; encoded by the coding sequence ATGGCCGCAGCAGACGTTCCGACATCCAGCCCGCACCATGCGCTGCGCGCCGACGTGGTGATGGCGGCAGCCATTTTGCTGCTGGGCTTCCTACTCGCCGCGACAGGAGGCGCTATGGTCCAGCGCTGGCGGGTCTCCTCCGCACATCACGCGTCCTTCGGGTTTGAAGACCAGCTTGGTGCCGCTGCGAACACGGCAGGCCTGGTGGTGATCCTCTGGTGGGCCATGTCACTTGTCATTGCTGTGGCGGCAGCCCTCCTCGAACGCGGCGGAAAGGTCCGCGCCGCCTCAGCCGCCGGCAGATTTGCCCCGGGTTTTATGCGCCGGCTCGCCTTGGCTGCCGTCGGACTCCAGCTGCTCACCGCACCGCTGGCCACAGCCGCCGTTCCACCGGCGTTCCCCGGCCCCGCTGCCTCACCTGCGGCCACACCAGCTGCGTCCGCAGCGTGGATCCCGACGGCGGTTGCGGACGCGACAGGAGCTCCGCCAGCAACGTACACGGCGCGGCCAGCGCCGGAGGCAACGCCCGGAAATCCGGCGCAAACCCCGGCTGTCGAAATTCCGCAATGGCAACCGTTGAGTCCGGTTGTCGACCCGGGACCGCTGGCGGAGCGCCCGATGCGTCGGGAGCAAGCAGCGGACCACACGACTGAAGTGACAGTCAGGCCCGGTGATTCGCTGTGGACCGTGGCGGCCGGCCGTCTGGGAGCCTGCGCCTCCGACGTCGACATTGCCCTGGAATGGCCAAGGATCTATCAGGCCAACAGAGGCATCATCGGGGGTAACCCGGATCTGTTGCGGCCTGGCCAGGTGCTCAGGCTGCCCCCCGGATTCTGA
- a CDS encoding P-loop NTPase, with product MSIPVVTVGDSREDLVGRLERLHGPVSVVRRCTELAELLAACQSGLARAAVVAQGSEELTASLVDRLSAVGVAVVALTDSPEEMARLQGIGVAAELSGVGAAALAGRIQSAVSQLTGRDPLLRQGDSSGPPDAGRAPESSGGGAVDGAERSGAGQVIAVWGPAGSPGRTMLAVNMAAELAAAGKSVLLVDADSYGASVAAMLGLLDEAAGLAQACRLADQGLLNQEALLRIAAPVVTKTGSFRVLTGITRADRWTELRPAALSLVLSRARQLAEVVVIDTGFCLESDEELSFDTMAPRRNAATLRSLELADMVFAVGAADSIGVPRLVRGLAELESAVPGASPRVVLNKVRQSAVGRFPERQLRDAWERFGPTAPLSAFLPADPVATDAALLAGSLLLEAAPDSPLRRGIADLVCAPVQRISRSSVFSSTAKRRLKG from the coding sequence ATGAGTATCCCCGTTGTTACTGTCGGGGACTCGCGGGAAGACCTGGTCGGCAGGCTGGAACGCCTCCACGGCCCGGTGTCGGTGGTCCGGCGGTGTACCGAGTTGGCCGAACTGCTGGCCGCCTGCCAGAGCGGACTTGCCCGTGCCGCAGTCGTGGCGCAGGGCAGCGAGGAGCTGACCGCATCGCTGGTCGACCGGCTGTCCGCCGTGGGGGTGGCCGTCGTGGCCCTGACCGACAGCCCGGAAGAGATGGCCCGGTTGCAGGGGATCGGGGTGGCCGCCGAACTATCGGGGGTCGGCGCCGCGGCCCTTGCCGGCCGTATCCAGTCCGCTGTCAGCCAACTCACCGGGCGGGACCCGCTGCTCCGGCAAGGTGACAGCTCTGGTCCGCCCGACGCCGGCCGGGCCCCCGAAAGCTCCGGCGGGGGCGCCGTGGACGGCGCCGAAAGATCCGGTGCGGGTCAGGTCATTGCGGTGTGGGGGCCCGCAGGATCGCCGGGTCGGACCATGCTCGCGGTCAATATGGCCGCCGAACTCGCCGCCGCCGGGAAATCCGTGCTGTTGGTCGACGCCGATAGCTATGGCGCCAGTGTCGCGGCCATGCTGGGACTGCTGGACGAAGCCGCCGGGCTCGCGCAGGCGTGCCGCCTCGCAGACCAAGGCCTGCTGAACCAGGAAGCGCTGCTCCGGATCGCGGCTCCAGTTGTAACGAAGACGGGTAGTTTCCGGGTGCTGACCGGAATCACCCGGGCCGACCGCTGGACCGAACTCCGCCCCGCGGCACTTTCCCTGGTGCTGTCCCGGGCCCGGCAGCTTGCAGAAGTCGTAGTCATCGATACCGGGTTCTGCTTGGAGAGCGACGAGGAATTGAGCTTCGATACGATGGCACCCCGCCGCAACGCCGCGACCTTGAGGAGCCTCGAACTGGCGGACATGGTGTTCGCCGTTGGAGCGGCCGACTCGATAGGTGTTCCACGGCTGGTCCGGGGCTTGGCTGAACTGGAATCCGCCGTCCCGGGTGCGTCCCCGCGTGTGGTGCTGAACAAGGTCCGGCAGTCCGCTGTGGGACGCTTCCCGGAACGGCAACTGCGCGATGCCTGGGAACGTTTCGGTCCCACGGCCCCGCTGAGTGCCTTTCTGCCGGCTGACCCGGTTGCCACTGATGCGGCGCTGCTGGCGGGATCGCTCCTGCTTGAGGCCGCCCCCGATTCTCCGCTGCGAAGGGGGATCGCCGACCTGGTTTGTGCACCTGTCCAGCGGATTAGCCGATCCTCTGTATTTTCTTCCACAGCGAAGCGTCGACTAAAAGGCTAG
- a CDS encoding helix-turn-helix domain-containing protein — MPRFLTLADVAEQLQINAAAAYSLVRSGELKAIQVGGRGQWRVEEKMLEQYIEERYAEAGRMIEQAKSKNR, encoded by the coding sequence ATGCCCCGATTCCTGACCCTTGCCGACGTCGCAGAGCAGCTCCAGATCAACGCCGCGGCTGCGTACTCGCTCGTGCGCAGCGGGGAGCTTAAGGCAATTCAGGTGGGCGGACGGGGCCAGTGGCGTGTAGAGGAGAAGATGCTCGAGCAGTACATCGAGGAGCGCTACGCGGAAGCCGGCCGGATGATCGAACAAGCAAAGTCCAAGAACCGCTGA
- the secA gene encoding preprotein translocase subunit SecA — translation MASLIEKLLRTGDKKTLRQLRNYADSINALESSFQTFSDAELREETDRLRARHGDGEILDDLLPEAFAAVREASSRTLGMRHFDVQLMGGAALHLGNIAEMKTGEGKTLVATAPAYLNALTGNGVHVITVNDYLAEYQSDLMGRVFRFLGLSSGCILSNQDPAVRRQQYSADITYGTNNEFGFDYLRDNMAWDQSELVQRGHHFAIVDEVDSILIDEARTPLIISGPAQGDTNRWYSEFAKVVTRLQSEEDYEVDEKKRTVGVLEAGIEKVEDYLGIHNLYESANTPLIGFLNNAIKAKELFKRDKDYVILDGEVLIVDEHTGRILAGRRYNEGMHQAIEAKEGVEIKAENQTLATVTLQNYFRMYNKLAGMTGTAETEAAEFMSTYKLGVVAIPTNRDMQRIDQADLVYKNEAVKFDAVVKDIAERHEQGQPVLVGTTSVEKSEYLSRLLAKEGVRHEVLNAKNHAREAAIVAQAGRKGAVTVATNMAGRGTDIMLGGNAEFTAVAELAQRGLDPEENSEEYEAAWPAAFEAAKQAVKDEHAEVLNFGGLYVLGTERHESRRIDNQLRGRSGRQGDPGESRFYLSLTDDLMRLFNSGAAERLMSSSVPDDVALESKLVSRAIASAQGQVEGRNAEQRKNVLKYDDVLNRQREAIYGDRRRILEGDDLHEKVQFFLEDTINAFIEQATAEGTGDDWDFNLLWSNLKTLYPVSVTPREVIDEAGGKPRITVEFLKEEILSDARLVYQAREEAIGQTSMRELERRVVLSVIGRKWQEHLYEMDYLKEGIGLRAMAQRDPLVEYQREGFIMFQAMMEAIREESVGFLFNLEVEVTPAEDVVVADDAGQHTEHHEPQIRAAGLEAPEKPAQLQYTAPGEDGSAQTRVEAKSSGRSGNPAKAAQDAQRRANKKRKR, via the coding sequence GTGGCATCACTTATCGAAAAACTTCTCCGCACGGGTGACAAAAAAACCCTGAGGCAACTGCGGAACTATGCCGATTCCATTAATGCCCTGGAAAGCTCCTTCCAGACCTTCAGCGACGCTGAATTGCGCGAAGAGACGGACCGTCTGCGCGCGCGCCACGGTGATGGCGAGATATTGGACGATCTGCTGCCCGAGGCCTTTGCTGCCGTTCGCGAAGCCTCCTCACGAACCCTTGGCATGCGCCATTTCGACGTCCAGCTGATGGGTGGCGCCGCCCTGCACCTGGGCAACATTGCCGAAATGAAAACCGGTGAAGGCAAGACCCTCGTGGCCACCGCTCCGGCCTACCTGAACGCCCTCACCGGCAACGGTGTGCATGTCATCACGGTGAACGACTACCTGGCTGAGTACCAGTCTGATCTGATGGGGCGGGTGTTTCGGTTCCTCGGCCTGAGCAGCGGCTGCATCCTGTCAAACCAGGATCCTGCCGTACGCCGCCAGCAATACTCTGCGGATATCACTTACGGCACCAACAACGAATTCGGGTTCGACTACTTGCGCGACAACATGGCGTGGGACCAATCCGAACTGGTCCAGCGCGGCCACCACTTTGCCATAGTCGATGAGGTGGACTCCATCCTCATCGATGAGGCCCGGACCCCGCTCATCATCTCCGGGCCGGCCCAGGGTGACACCAACCGCTGGTACAGCGAGTTCGCTAAGGTCGTCACCCGGCTTCAGTCCGAGGAGGACTACGAAGTCGACGAGAAGAAGCGCACCGTCGGTGTGCTCGAGGCCGGCATCGAGAAGGTCGAGGACTACCTCGGTATCCACAACCTGTACGAGTCCGCCAACACCCCGCTGATCGGCTTCCTGAACAACGCCATCAAGGCCAAGGAACTGTTCAAGCGGGACAAGGACTACGTCATCCTGGACGGTGAAGTGCTGATCGTGGACGAGCACACCGGCCGCATCCTCGCCGGCCGGCGTTACAACGAGGGTATGCACCAGGCGATTGAGGCCAAAGAAGGCGTCGAGATCAAGGCCGAGAACCAGACTCTCGCCACGGTTACGCTGCAGAACTATTTCCGCATGTACAACAAGCTCGCGGGCATGACCGGCACCGCCGAAACTGAAGCCGCCGAGTTTATGAGCACCTACAAGCTCGGCGTTGTTGCGATCCCCACCAACCGGGACATGCAGCGCATCGACCAGGCGGACCTGGTCTACAAGAACGAGGCGGTTAAGTTCGACGCCGTCGTCAAGGACATCGCTGAACGACACGAGCAGGGCCAGCCGGTCCTCGTTGGCACCACAAGCGTCGAGAAGAGTGAATACCTCTCCCGGCTCCTTGCCAAGGAGGGTGTCCGCCACGAGGTCCTGAACGCCAAGAACCACGCCCGGGAGGCCGCGATCGTCGCCCAGGCAGGCCGCAAGGGGGCGGTTACGGTTGCGACCAACATGGCCGGCCGAGGTACCGACATCATGCTCGGCGGCAACGCCGAGTTCACCGCCGTCGCCGAACTGGCTCAGCGCGGGCTCGACCCGGAGGAGAACTCCGAAGAATACGAGGCCGCCTGGCCGGCCGCTTTCGAGGCTGCCAAACAGGCCGTCAAGGACGAGCACGCGGAAGTCCTCAACTTTGGCGGCCTTTATGTGCTGGGCACCGAACGGCACGAATCGCGCCGGATCGACAACCAGCTCCGCGGCCGTTCCGGCCGCCAGGGCGACCCGGGCGAGTCCCGCTTCTACCTGTCGCTGACCGATGACCTGATGCGTCTGTTCAACTCCGGCGCCGCGGAACGCCTGATGAGCAGCTCGGTGCCTGACGACGTCGCACTCGAATCCAAGCTCGTCTCTCGTGCGATCGCCTCTGCCCAGGGCCAGGTGGAGGGCCGCAACGCCGAACAGCGAAAGAACGTCCTGAAGTACGACGACGTGCTGAACCGCCAGCGTGAGGCCATCTATGGTGATCGCCGGCGCATTCTCGAGGGGGACGACCTCCACGAGAAGGTCCAGTTCTTCCTGGAAGATACGATCAATGCCTTCATCGAGCAAGCCACGGCAGAGGGTACCGGCGACGACTGGGACTTCAACCTTCTCTGGTCCAACCTCAAAACCCTGTACCCGGTCAGCGTTACGCCGCGCGAGGTCATTGACGAGGCCGGTGGAAAGCCGCGGATCACGGTGGAGTTCCTGAAGGAGGAGATCCTCTCCGACGCACGTCTGGTTTACCAGGCACGCGAAGAGGCTATCGGCCAGACGAGCATGCGCGAACTTGAGCGCCGGGTCGTCCTTTCGGTGATCGGCCGAAAATGGCAGGAACACCTCTACGAGATGGACTACCTCAAGGAAGGCATTGGGCTGCGCGCCATGGCCCAGCGCGATCCTCTGGTGGAATACCAGCGCGAGGGCTTTATTATGTTCCAGGCCATGATGGAGGCCATCCGCGAGGAAAGCGTGGGGTTCCTGTTCAACCTTGAGGTTGAGGTGACCCCTGCCGAGGACGTCGTAGTTGCGGACGACGCCGGGCAGCACACCGAACATCACGAGCCGCAGATTCGTGCTGCCGGGCTGGAAGCCCCTGAAAAGCCGGCGCAGCTGCAGTACACGGCCCCGGGTGAGGACGGTTCGGCCCAGACCCGGGTGGAGGCCAAGTCCTCCGGCCGCTCGGGGAACCCAGCCAAGGCTGCCCAGGATGCCCAGCGTCGCGCCAACAAGAAGAGGAAGCGCTAG
- a CDS encoding Rv3235 family protein — protein sequence MNATSSLRAAAEPNRSLAPPLRLVPDGAAPAPLPAGPCIPAAPLLPMPDEDQQICAISRSTVQAAIEVLAGARAVQQLARRLDDRCLAALQHRAALTRRMPCGASPTAGRLHRNPSVHSVRACRVTADIYEASAVVVEESRVRAVALRLERNRLAWRVTVLEIG from the coding sequence ATGAACGCCACCAGCAGCCTCCGTGCCGCAGCGGAACCCAACCGATCCCTAGCCCCGCCACTTCGACTGGTTCCCGACGGTGCGGCACCGGCACCCCTGCCGGCCGGGCCCTGCATTCCGGCAGCACCGCTGCTGCCAATGCCCGACGAGGACCAGCAGATCTGTGCTATTTCACGCAGCACGGTTCAGGCCGCCATCGAGGTGCTGGCCGGTGCCCGTGCGGTGCAGCAGTTGGCAAGGCGGCTCGACGACCGCTGTCTGGCGGCCCTGCAACACCGGGCCGCGTTGACGCGGCGGATGCCGTGCGGGGCGTCGCCAACCGCCGGACGGCTGCACCGTAATCCGTCCGTCCACTCCGTCCGGGCCTGCCGGGTGACTGCGGACATCTACGAGGCCAGTGCCGTTGTGGTCGAGGAATCGCGGGTGCGCGCGGTCGCGCTGAGGCTGGAGCGCAACAGGCTTGCCTGGCGGGTCACTGTGCTGGAAATCGGCTGA
- a CDS encoding NAD-glutamate dehydrogenase: MSSGSSVEDQPVSIGAGAGYLRDYYEHLAEEDALAYPEALLSERAAMHRQTAAKRLPGTANITIADEADRSVVYIVTDDMPFLVDSVNAELVRQNAPIRLVIHPLFVVTRNRESGELVKVSRVPSHLGISSGDTAAMPNLSHLIAQGDNASHMESWIAVEIDPVDEEKRAALTAGIGRVLADVRAAVEDWPKMRNRALQIADDLDTLPGDAQIAELRQAQALLRWLDDGNFTFLGYREYDLTNESGEDVLEPREESGLGLLRSGAETPHQIQHLTETGRKKAREKRALVITKANSRSTVHRSAYLDYIGVKSFDAAGNVNGERRFIGLFATTAYAGSVRDIPVVREKVAAVLSDAGFPPDSHSGKDLLGILETYPRDELFQIEIPDLAAIATGIQRLQERRRTRLFLRPDLYGRFMSALVYLPRDRYTTNVRLRIEKELRDTFDAVSIDFEARMTESALARLFFRIRLPKNSDVSTVNSDDLEKRLVRAARSWSEGISEVLHTRADGGLKEDGAKELAAVWAEAFPASYRVDYEVEDALEDIARFEKYGAGAQDSAHEVQEQPGVHVYLPDGAGATLEEDARVKLYMLEPKSLSQILPYFHNLGLEVLDERPFEIETADHRDFFLYDLGLKYPAGVDPLETGELLAEAFSAAVSGAVESDSFDRLVLREGMRWRQVVVLRAYAKYMRQMGNTNSYGFLADTLLANPDVNRGLSALFEARFDPSLGEDERRSRQDEVIAGLDAAIERVATLDADRVLRTFKNLIQATLRTNYYQNKAHLSFKLNPSAIEGLPFPTPMFEIWVYSPRVEGVHLRFGKVARGGLRWSDRREDFRTEILGLVKAQTVKNAVIVPTGAKGGFYAKQLPDPAADRSAWMAEGIASYKTFIRGLLDITDNLVTTTAGEQLVPPADVVRHDDDDSYLVVAADKGTASFSDIANGLAAEYGYWLGDAFASGGSVGYDHKAMGITARGAWESVKRHFSELDLDTQSEPFTVVGVGDMSGDVFGNGMLLSKHIRLLAAFDHRHIFLDPTPDEAVSFAERQRLFELPRSSWDDYNKTLISEGGGVFARQAKSIAVSAQVRSALGLPDGTTRLSPPELLRAILLAPADLLYNGGIGTYVKAATETNAEVGDKANDSIRVDGRELRVKVVGEGGNLGMTQRGRIEAALQGVILNSDAIDNSAGVDCSDHEVNIKIFVDRMVAAGKLDPAERSEFLASMTDEVGRLVLEDNIDQNILLLNDRMRVSEWSPSYERLMDWLEKSADLKRDLEALPTTETLRERLEQGQGLTSPELSVLAAYAKIELASALRDSDLSEDPWFRSTLRAYFPKQLRERFDAELDTHPLRREIIATVVANDMINMGGITFAFRAMEETSASEAAVAKAFLALREVYELDVMVGELNALPASFPTEHWSTVHLDIRRLLDRAVRWVLSQSNGSRPIAETVAEFKPLMDPMRARLLDYLRGGDRDRVAEWLETARAWGLPEQLAHRWAELFESFVLLDIAKIVHASPEPVEDIAHVYYALFNHFHADSLLERITKLPRRDRWQALARAALRDDLYSTVSDMTTAVLEATPRGVPAEERLVAWENQNAEQLSRAKSMFDEVNALEADDMASLSVALRLLRSIVRR; encoded by the coding sequence ATGTCGTCTGGGTCCAGCGTGGAGGATCAACCCGTTTCGATCGGTGCCGGGGCAGGCTACCTGAGGGACTACTACGAGCACCTCGCCGAAGAAGATGCCTTGGCTTATCCTGAGGCATTGCTCTCGGAACGGGCGGCGATGCACCGCCAGACGGCGGCCAAACGGCTCCCGGGCACCGCCAACATCACCATCGCCGATGAAGCTGACCGCAGTGTTGTCTACATCGTCACCGACGATATGCCGTTCCTGGTTGATTCGGTGAACGCAGAACTCGTCCGGCAGAACGCCCCCATCCGACTCGTGATTCACCCGCTGTTCGTTGTGACCCGCAACCGGGAAAGCGGCGAACTCGTCAAAGTCTCACGGGTCCCCTCGCACCTGGGCATTTCCAGCGGCGACACCGCAGCGATGCCCAACCTTTCGCACCTCATCGCCCAGGGGGATAACGCCTCCCACATGGAATCATGGATCGCCGTCGAAATTGACCCCGTGGACGAGGAAAAACGCGCAGCGCTGACAGCGGGAATCGGGCGGGTGCTCGCCGATGTCCGCGCCGCCGTCGAGGACTGGCCGAAGATGCGGAACCGGGCCCTCCAGATCGCCGACGACCTGGATACGCTCCCTGGTGACGCGCAGATCGCCGAACTCCGCCAGGCCCAGGCGCTGCTCCGCTGGCTGGATGACGGCAATTTCACCTTCCTCGGGTACCGCGAATACGACCTCACGAACGAATCCGGTGAGGACGTCCTGGAACCCCGGGAAGAAAGCGGCCTTGGGCTGCTGCGCAGCGGGGCAGAGACTCCGCACCAGATTCAGCACCTCACGGAGACGGGCCGGAAGAAGGCCCGCGAAAAGCGCGCACTTGTTATCACCAAGGCCAACTCGCGCTCCACGGTCCACCGCTCCGCCTACCTGGACTACATCGGCGTCAAGAGCTTCGATGCTGCCGGCAACGTCAACGGGGAACGCCGCTTCATCGGGCTGTTTGCCACCACTGCCTATGCGGGGTCCGTGCGTGATATCCCGGTGGTGCGCGAGAAGGTCGCCGCAGTACTTAGCGATGCCGGCTTCCCGCCGGATTCACACTCCGGCAAGGACCTCCTGGGCATCCTCGAAACGTACCCCCGCGACGAGCTTTTCCAGATCGAAATACCCGACCTGGCGGCCATTGCCACGGGCATCCAGCGATTGCAGGAACGACGCCGCACCCGGCTGTTCCTGCGGCCGGACCTCTACGGTCGCTTTATGTCCGCACTCGTGTACCTTCCGCGCGACAGGTACACCACGAACGTCCGCCTGCGCATCGAAAAGGAGCTGCGCGACACTTTCGATGCGGTCTCCATCGATTTCGAGGCGCGGATGACTGAGTCCGCGCTGGCGCGGCTCTTCTTCCGGATCAGGCTCCCGAAAAACTCTGATGTCAGCACCGTCAATAGCGACGATCTCGAAAAGAGGCTGGTCCGCGCGGCCCGTTCGTGGAGCGAAGGCATCTCCGAGGTCCTGCACACCCGCGCCGACGGGGGCCTCAAGGAGGACGGTGCCAAGGAGCTCGCCGCTGTGTGGGCCGAGGCCTTCCCGGCGAGCTACCGGGTCGACTACGAGGTGGAGGATGCCCTGGAGGACATTGCCCGCTTCGAGAAGTACGGGGCCGGAGCCCAGGACAGCGCGCACGAAGTCCAAGAACAGCCCGGCGTCCACGTCTATCTCCCTGACGGTGCCGGCGCGACCCTTGAAGAGGACGCCCGCGTCAAGCTCTACATGCTCGAGCCCAAAAGCCTGAGCCAAATCCTGCCGTATTTCCACAACCTGGGCCTGGAGGTCCTGGACGAGCGTCCGTTCGAAATCGAGACGGCGGACCACCGTGACTTCTTCCTGTATGACTTGGGCCTGAAGTACCCCGCCGGGGTTGACCCCCTGGAAACGGGGGAGTTGCTCGCGGAGGCCTTCTCTGCTGCCGTGTCCGGTGCCGTGGAATCGGACAGCTTCGACCGGCTGGTGCTGCGCGAAGGGATGCGCTGGCGCCAGGTGGTTGTCCTGCGCGCGTACGCCAAGTACATGCGGCAGATGGGCAACACCAACTCTTACGGATTCCTGGCCGATACGCTGCTGGCAAACCCCGACGTCAACCGCGGGCTCAGTGCACTGTTCGAAGCCCGTTTCGATCCTTCGTTGGGTGAGGACGAACGCCGCAGCAGGCAGGACGAGGTCATCGCCGGATTGGATGCTGCGATCGAGCGGGTCGCAACCCTCGACGCCGACCGTGTGCTGCGGACCTTCAAGAACCTGATCCAGGCGACCCTGCGGACCAACTACTACCAGAACAAGGCCCACCTGAGCTTCAAGCTGAACCCGTCAGCAATTGAAGGCCTGCCGTTCCCGACTCCCATGTTCGAGATCTGGGTCTACTCGCCCCGGGTCGAGGGCGTCCACCTGCGATTCGGCAAGGTGGCCCGCGGCGGCCTGCGCTGGTCGGACCGCCGGGAGGATTTCCGCACCGAGATCCTTGGACTGGTCAAGGCCCAAACGGTCAAAAACGCAGTGATCGTGCCCACCGGCGCCAAAGGCGGGTTCTACGCTAAACAGCTCCCCGACCCCGCGGCGGACCGCAGCGCGTGGATGGCGGAGGGCATCGCAAGCTACAAGACGTTTATCCGCGGTCTCTTGGACATCACGGACAACCTCGTGACAACAACAGCCGGCGAGCAGCTGGTGCCGCCGGCCGACGTCGTACGCCATGACGACGACGATTCCTACCTTGTTGTTGCAGCTGACAAGGGAACTGCGTCATTCTCCGACATCGCCAACGGCCTCGCCGCGGAGTACGGGTACTGGCTTGGTGACGCTTTCGCCTCCGGCGGATCGGTCGGCTACGACCACAAGGCGATGGGCATCACCGCCCGGGGTGCCTGGGAATCCGTTAAGCGGCACTTCAGCGAGCTGGACCTGGACACCCAGTCCGAGCCGTTCACGGTCGTCGGTGTCGGCGACATGTCAGGGGACGTGTTCGGCAACGGTATGCTCTTGTCGAAGCATATCCGGCTGCTCGCGGCCTTTGACCACCGGCACATTTTCCTCGATCCGACCCCGGACGAGGCCGTCTCCTTCGCCGAGCGCCAGCGTCTTTTTGAGCTGCCCCGTTCATCCTGGGACGACTACAACAAAACGCTGATCAGCGAAGGTGGCGGAGTTTTTGCCCGCCAGGCGAAGTCGATCGCGGTCTCGGCCCAGGTCCGTTCCGCACTGGGGCTTCCCGACGGGACGACCAGGCTCAGCCCGCCCGAACTGCTGCGAGCGATCCTGCTCGCCCCGGCCGACCTGCTCTATAACGGCGGGATCGGCACCTATGTCAAGGCCGCTACGGAAACCAATGCCGAGGTCGGTGACAAAGCCAACGACTCCATCCGCGTCGATGGCCGTGAACTGCGCGTGAAGGTGGTCGGTGAGGGCGGCAACCTGGGCATGACCCAGCGCGGCCGCATCGAGGCCGCCCTGCAGGGCGTCATCCTGAACAGCGATGCGATCGACAACTCTGCCGGGGTGGACTGCTCCGACCACGAGGTGAACATCAAGATCTTCGTGGACCGGATGGTTGCCGCCGGGAAGCTGGATCCTGCGGAGCGATCGGAGTTCCTGGCCTCGATGACCGACGAAGTCGGCCGGCTCGTCCTTGAGGACAATATCGACCAGAACATCCTGCTGCTCAATGACCGGATGCGGGTCTCCGAATGGAGCCCCAGCTACGAACGCCTGATGGACTGGCTGGAGAAGTCGGCCGACCTCAAGCGTGATCTGGAGGCGCTGCCGACAACGGAGACGTTGCGCGAGCGGCTCGAACAGGGCCAGGGACTGACCTCACCGGAGCTGTCCGTCCTGGCGGCCTACGCCAAAATCGAGCTTGCCTCGGCGCTCCGGGACAGCGACCTCTCCGAGGACCCGTGGTTCCGGTCAACCCTGCGTGCTTATTTCCCGAAGCAGTTGCGTGAGAGGTTCGATGCGGAGCTGGACACCCATCCGCTGCGCCGGGAAATCATCGCGACAGTGGTGGCGAACGACATGATTAACATGGGCGGCATCACCTTTGCCTTCCGTGCCATGGAAGAAACCTCCGCGTCCGAGGCCGCTGTTGCCAAGGCCTTCCTGGCCCTCCGTGAAGTCTATGAACTGGACGTTATGGTCGGGGAGCTCAATGCGTTGCCCGCTTCTTTCCCGACGGAGCACTGGAGCACCGTCCATTTGGATATCCGCAGGCTTCTGGACCGGGCCGTGCGGTGGGTCCTGAGCCAAAGCAACGGCTCCCGGCCAATTGCCGAGACCGTGGCCGAGTTCAAGCCGCTGATGGATCCGATGCGTGCGCGCCTGCTGGACTACCTGCGCGGCGGTGACCGTGACCGGGTGGCCGAATGGCTGGAGACGGCCCGCGCGTGGGGCCTGCCGGAGCAACTGGCCCATCGGTGGGCCGAACTGTTCGAAAGCTTTGTGCTGCTCGACATCGCCAAGATCGTCCACGCCAGCCCGGAACCGGTAGAGGACATCGCGCATGTCTACTACGCCCTGTTCAACCACTTCCACGCCGATTCCCTGCTTGAGCGAATCACCAAGCTGCCCCGGCGGGACCGCTGGCAGGCTCTGGCCCGGGCGGCCCTGCGCGACGACCTGTACTCGACCGTTTCGGATATGACGACGGCCGTGCTGGAGGCAACGCCGCGGGGTGTACCGGCAGAGGAGCGGCTTGTGGCCTGGGAGAACCAGAATGCGGAGCAGCTGAGCCGGGCGAAGAGCATGTTTGATGAAGTGAACGCGCTTGAGGCCGATGACATGGCTTCACTGTCGGTAGCATTGAGGCTCTTGAGGTCAATCGTTCGACGCTAG